A region of Syngnathoides biaculeatus isolate LvHL_M chromosome 20, ASM1980259v1, whole genome shotgun sequence DNA encodes the following proteins:
- the tbc1d30 gene encoding TBC1 domain family member 30 isoform X5 translates to MADNADDDDVGRAGVDTRLKFTIEPSVGKNGFQQWYDALKAVARLPTGIPKEWRKRVWLTLADQYLHSISIDWDKTLRFAFNERSNPDDDSLGVQIVKDLHRTGCSSYGGHEGEQDRVVLKRVLLAYARWNKAVGYCQGFNVLAALILVVTQGDESDALKVMIYLIDKVLPESYFANNLRALSVDMAVFRDLLRVKLPRLSQHLHYLQRAANKEAGGSYEPPLTNVFTMQWFLTMFATCLPAPTVLKIWDSVFFEGSEVLFRVALVIWERLGERISYCQTADDFYSTMGRLTGEMLDRNLVDPPELIQEVYGMAAFPFPQLAELREKYTYNITPFPTSVKPSGSGWESDDEADDDDDDAAAAVSALGCLGPLGGLLAPEIQRYHKHLKDQRAERGDMAELSPGAVGVGTGAGPRAEHQAAVNGMMTERMSTDIHALKKQYARIKRRQQQQAAHLCIRTDKCPATRVLASQLNPSSTVINHLLLGRKPRGASRPSGGTPPPARPVTSSPTRGSPGGRRRGSRPSDGGAASPWRAHMRAHRRNVARARLGFGDSEDMDEENGKTEDRVGDGAAEGCADPVHEKVPAEMEEVSVRLGTVDLEDDPPPKQISDARRVLRPSAVAEEDSSTSKGDDGDFPAVTPPRADSRIPFSSLSQSPSPVSTLTSVEPSSSPTPPSTPPALLPGFYKTSSPSTPSLSSVGSSSRAFTPAPQLSLVPKPQVFSPFPCVKLPRKSSAARNLGLYGPTSRTPAVCFPQLSRNCSGAAGTTRRR, encoded by the exons ATGGCGGATAACgcagacgacgacgacgtcggtCGAGCAG GAGTGGACACGAGGTTAAAGTTCACCATCGAACCTTCTGTGGGGAAGAACGGATTTCAGCAG TGGTACGACGCCCTCAAAGCGGTGGCCAGACTTCCGACCGGCATCCCCAAAGAATGGAGGAAGCGG GTGTGGCTGACGCTGGCCGACCAGTACCTCCACAGCATCTCCATCGACTGGGACAAGACGCTCCGCTTCGCCTTCAACGAGCGCAGCAACCCGGACGACGACTCGCTGGGCGTCCAGATCGTCAAG GACCTGCACAGGACGGGCTGCAGTTCCTACGGCGGCCATGAGGGGGAGCAGGACAGGGTGGTCCTGAAGCGGGTTCTGCTGGCGTACGCCCGCTGGAACAAGGCGGTGGGCTACTGCCAAGGCTTCAACGTGCTGGCGGCGCTGATCCTGGTTGTCACCCAGGGCGACGAGAGCGACGCGCTCAAG GTCATGATCTACCTGATCGACAAAGTGCTGCCCGAGAGCTACTTCGCCAACAACCTGCGGGCGCTGTCAG TGGACATGGCGGTGTTCCGAGACCTTCTGCGCGTCAAGCTTCCCCGACTGTCCCAACACCTGCACTACCTCCAGAGGGCGGCCAATAAGGAGGCGGGAG GCAGCTACGAGCCGCCGCTGACCAACGTGTTCACCATGCAGTGGTTCCTCACCATGTTTGCCACCTGCTTGCCGGCGCCCACCGTGCTCAAGATTTGGGACTCGGTCTTCTTCGAGGGCTCCGAGGTGCTGTTCCGCGTCGCCCTCGTCATCTGGGAGCGGTTGGGAGA GAGGATTTCGTATTGCCAGACGGCCGACGACTTCTACAGCACGATGGGCCGCCTGACCGGGGAGATGCTGGACCGGAACCTCGTCGATCCTCCTGAGCTCATTCAG gAGGTTTACGGCATGGCGGCGTTCCCGTTCCCCCAACTGGCCGAGCTGAGGGAGAAGTACACCTACAACATCACGCCCTTCCCGACCTCGGTCAAGCCCAGCGGAAG cGGCTGGGAGAGCGACGACGAggcggacgacgacgacgacgacgccgccgcgGCCGTGTCGGCGCTCGGCTGTCTGGGGCCGCTGGGGGGTCTGCTGGCGCCGGAGATACAGCGGTACCACAAGCACCTAAAGG ACCAGCGAGCCGAGCGGGGCGACATGGCCGAGCTGAGTCCGGgagcggtgggggtggggacgGGGGCGGGGCCCAGGGCGGAACACCAGGCCGCCGTCAACGGCATGATGACGGAGCGCATGAGCACCGACATCCACGCCCTCAAGAAGCAGTACGCTCGCATCAAGAGGcgccagcagcagcaggccGCGCACCTCTGCATTCGCACAG ACAAATGTCCCGCCACCCGCGTCCTCGCGTCCCAACTCAACCCGTCCAGCACCGTCATCAACCATTTGCTTCTGGGTCGGAAACCCCGCGGAGCTTCCCGGCCTTCCGGTGGCACCCCCCCGCCGGCCCGGCCCGTCACGTCGTCCCCCACTCGGGGCTCTCCGGGCGGGCGGCGGCGAGGCTCCCGGCCCTCCGACGGCGGCGCGGCGTCCCCTTGGCGGGCCCACATGCGAGCCCATCGGAGGAACGTGGCCCGGGCCCGGCTGGGCTTCGGGGATTCCGAAGACATGGACGAGGAGAACGGGAAAACGGAAGACAGAGTCGGCGACGGCGCCGCCGAGGGTTGCGCTGATCCGGTGCATGAGAAGGTTCCCGCGGAGATGGAAGAGGTTTCGGTCCGACTTGGCACTGTGGACCTGGAGGACGATCCTCCTCCAAAGCAGATTTCGGATGCCCGGCGTGTCCTTCGTCCATCTGCAGTCGCCGAGGAGGACTCGTCGACTTCCAAAGGCGACGATGGGGATTTCCCCGCCGTCACGCCACCTCGGGCAGACTCCCGCATCCCGTTTTCAAGTCTGAGTCAGTCACCTTCTCCAGTTTCTACGTTAACATCCGTCGAGCCCTCGTCCTCCCCGACGCCGCCCTCCACTCCCCCCGCACTCCTTCCAGGCTTCTACAAAACGTCGTCTCCGTCCACACCGTCTCTCTCCTCCGTCGGGTCCTCGTCTCGGGCTTTCACTCCCGCGCCGCAGTTGTCTTTGGTGCCGAAGCCGCAAGTCTTCTCGCCGTTCCCGTGCGTCAAGCTTCCCAGGAAATCCTCGGCGGCCCGCAACCTGGGCCTGTACGGCCCCACCTCCCGGACGCCCGCAGTCTGCTTCCCCCAGCTGAGCCGCAACTGTAGCGGCGCCGCCGGCACCACCAGGAGGCGTTGA